The Streptomyces sp. NBC_00576 genome contains the following window.
CGTCTCCGCCTTCGTCGCCGCCGCGCTCTCCGTACCCGCCGCCGCCCTCGCCTTCACGCTCGTCTACGCGATCGGCGGCACGACGGACGTACCGATCGGCCGTGTCCTCACCGCCATGGTGGGTGTGCACGTCCTGATCGGGCTCGGCGAGGCCGCGATCACCGCGTTCACGGTCGGCGCCGTCATCGCCGTACGGCCGGACCTCGTGTACGGCGCCCGCGGCCTGCGCCAGAAGCTCCGGCTGCGGGTCGGCGGCGAGCTGGTGGACGCGGCACCCGACCCCCAGCCGGAGCTCACCCCCGTGCCCGCCGCCTCCCACCGCACCCGCAACGTCTGGCTCACCGGCCTCGCCGCCTCCCTCGTCCTCGCCGGCGTCGTCAGCTTCTACGCCTCCGCCAGCCCTGACGGACTGGAGAAGGTCGCCGCCGACAAGGGCATCGACGCCAAGGTCGAGGAACACGCCGCCGCCGACTCCCCGCTCGCCGACTACGGCGTCGAGGGCATCACCGACGGCCGGCTCTCCGGCGGCCTCGCCGGCGTGATCGGCGTCGGCGCCACGGTCGTCGCCGGGACCGGCGTCTTCTGGGCGGTACGCAGGCGCCGTACCGACGAGGACGTCACAGCGGCCTCGGCCGCCACCCCCGGCGCGAGCGTCTGACATGGGCGCCGGGCACGCCCACCGGCTCTACCGGCACGCGCACTCCCCCGTGCACGCGCTGCCGCCGCACACCAAACTCGCCGCCGCCTTCGCCTTCGTGATCGTGGTCGTCTCCACGCCCCGCGAGGCGGTGTGGGCCTTCGCGGTGTACGCCGTACTGCTGGCGGCCGTGGCCCGCGCCGCCCATGTGCCGGCCGCCTTCCTCCTCAAGCGCCTGCTGATCGAAGTCCCCTTCGTCGCCTTCGCCGTGCTCATGCCGTTCGTGGCACAGGGCGAGCGGGTGGACGTCCTGGGGATGTCGCTCAGCGTGGGCGGGCTCTGGGGCGCCTGGAACGTGCTCGCCAAGGGCACCCTCGGCGTCGCCACCTCCGTACTCCTCGCCTCCACCACCGAACTGCGCGAACTCCTCCTCGGACTGCAGCGCCTCAAGCTCCCGCCGCTCCTGGTGCAGATCGCCTCCTTCATGATCCGGTACGGCGATGTCATCACCGACGAGATGCGGCGGATGCGGATCGCCCGGGAGTCACGGGGGTTCGAGGCGCGCGGAGTCCGGCACTGGGGGGTGCTGGCGAAGTCCGCCGGGGCGCTGTTCATCCGGTCCTACGAGCGGGGCGAGCGCGTACATCTGGCCATGGTGAGCCGGGGATACGCCGGATCCATGCCCGTCATCGACGAGGTGACCGCGTCCCGCACCCAGTGGTCGTACGCCTTCGCCCTGCCCGTCGCCGCTCTCGCCGTCTGTCTGCTGGGATGGTCACTGTGACAGCTCCTGTGGTTTCTCCGGCCTCCCTGGAAGTCTCCGGGCTGGCCTACGCCTACCCCGACGGCCACCAGGCCCTCTTCGGCGTCGACTTCCTGGTCGGGCGCGGTGAGCGGGTGGCGCTGCTCGGGCCCAACGGGGCCGGCAAGACGACGCTCGTGCTGCACCTCAACGGCATCCTCACCGCGGGCGCGGGGACGGTCACCGTGGCCGGGATGCCCGTCGGCAAGCAGCACATGGCCGAAATTCGCCGCAAGGTCGGGATCGTCTTCCAGGATCCCGACGACCAGCTCTTCATGCCGACGGTCCGCGAGGACGTCGCCTTCGGGCCCGCCGCCGCGGGGATGAAGGGCGAGGAGCTGGAGCGGCGCGTCCGTACGGCCCTCGACCTGGTCGGTATGGCGGACTTCGCCGACCGGCCGCCGCACCATCTCTCCTTCGGGCAGCGGCGCCGGGTGGCCGTGGCGACCGTGCTCGCCATGGAGCCCGAGATCCTCGTCCTCGACGAACCGTCCTCCAACCTCGACCCCGCCTCGCGGCGCGAACTGGCCGATATCCTGCGGTCGTTGGACGTCACGGTCCTCATGGTCACCCACGATCTGCCGTATGCCCTGGAGCTGTGCCCGCGTGCGCTGATCCTCAGCGAGGGCGTCATCGCCGCCGACGGACCCACCGGCGACCTCCTCGCCGACGACGACCTGATGCGCGCCCACCGCCTGGAACTGCCCTTCGGGTTCGACCCGCGCTCCGTCTCCACCGCCCGCACTCCGTGACACCGGGCGCGTGGACAATGACCGCGTGGACAATGGGCGCGTGATCGAACAAGAGGACGCACACAACGACGCCCACGGTCCCGGGTCGCCGCGCCTCGACGACCAGTTGTGCTTCGCGCTGTACGCGGCCCAGCGCGCGGTGACCGCCGCCTACCGCCCGCTCCTGGACGAGCTGGGCCTCACCTACCCGCAGTACCTCGCGCTGCTGGTCCTGTGGGAGCGCGGCGAGGTGACCGTGAAGGAGCTGGGCACCGCCCTGTGCCTCGACTACGGCACGGTCTCGCCGCTGCTCAAGCGGCTGGAGTCGGCGGGGCTCGTCCGCCGGGAGCGGTCGGCGCTGGACGAGCGGTCGTTCACCATCGGCGTCACCGGGCGCGGCGAGGAACTCCGGGAGCGCGCGGCGCGCGTACCGGGCGCGCTGCTCGCGGCGACGGAGCTGAGCGGGGGCGCGGTCGCGCGGTTGCGGGGCGAGCTGTGGGAGCTGGCGGAGCGGGCGCAAGAGGCGGCCGACCGGGCCCGGTTGATCTGAGGACGGGCACCGACCTGAGGTTACCCGCGGTTCCTGCCCCCGGGTTGTGGATACATCCCTACCAGCCGGTACCTTGTGCACGATGTAGTTGCGGTATTCGCAGTATCTACACATGTTCCTGTTGTCCGCTTTGGGGGAGGTTCTGCCGTGTCTGACGCCGGTATCGACGTCGAGGCCCGTACCGCCGACACTCGTCCGGACACCCGTCCGACGAAGATCACGTACGTCGCCGAGGCCACCGCCCACGGCGGCCGGGACGGTGACGTCACCAGCCAGGACGGCCAGATCGCGCTGAAGGTGGCGATGCCGCCACAGCTGGGTGGCGACGGCAACGGCACCAACCCGGAGCAGCTGTTCGCGGCCGGCTACAGCTCCTGCTTCCACAACGCGCTGGTCCTGGTCGGCCGCCGAGAGGGCTACGACCTGACCGGCTCCACGGTCGCCGCGAAGGTCGGCATCGGCCCCAACAAGCAGCGCGGCTATGGCCTCGCGGTCGCCCTGAGCGTCTCGCTGCCGATCCTGGACCAGGACATCGCGGCCAAGCTGGTGGACGCGGCCCACATGGTGTGCCCGTACTCGAACGCCACCCGCGACAACATCGATGTGACGATCATCCTCGGCTGATCTCCTGAGCCGATCTCCTGCGCTGATCTCCTGGGCCGAGGAATCGTGGGCAGTAGGTGCGCGTTACACCGGCGTGGACTTGAACGTAGACGTCAACGGTGTGGTGGCTGAGGGCTTCGAGCCGGTCAGGGACGCGTTCGCAGCGAACTTCGCGACCGGCGGCGAACGCGGCGCCGCCGTCACCGTGTACCGGGACGGTCGCCGGGTCGTCGACCTGTGGGCCGGGGTACGGGACTTCGACGGGGACGCCGGATCCGGCGCGGCACCCTGGGAGCACGGCACCGCGCAGATCGTGCGCTCGACGACGAAGGGCGTCGCCGCCGCCGTACTCCTGATGCTGGCCGAACGCGGCGCACTGGACCTGGACGCGCCCGTGGGCGAGTACTGGCCGGAGTTCAAGGCGGCGGGCAAGGAGCGGACCCTCGTACGGCACCTGCTCTCGCACCGCGCGGGCGTCCCCGTCCTCGACCGGCCGCTCACCCCGGCACAGGCCGCCGATCCCACCCTCGGCGCTGCGGCGGTCGCGGCCCAGGCGCCGGCCTGGGAGCCGGGCACCGACCACGGGTACCACGCGCAGACGTACAGCTGGCTGACCGGCGAGCTCGTACGGCGCGTCAGCGGGCGCCCGATCGGCGACTGGGTCGCCACGGAGATCGCCGGTCCGGCCGGCCTCGACCTGTGGATCGGGCTGCCGGAGACCGAGGCCGAGGCGGGACGCGTGGGCCGGGTCGGACGAGCCCTGACGCCGGACACAGGGGGCCTCAGGACACGCCCCAAACGGTCCGTCGCCGACGCCTACGCCGACCCGGAATCCCTCACCAGCCGCGCCTTCGCCGCGATCACCCCGCTGCCCGACGAGAACGACGCCGCGTACCGGGCCGCCGCCCTGCCCGCCTCCAACGGCATCGCGACGGCCGACGGACTGGCCCGCTTCTACGCCTCCCTGATCGGCCAAGTGGACGGCGGTACACGCCTGTTCGCCCCGTCGACGGTCGAGCTCGCCCGGCGCGAGCACTCGGCGGGCCCGGACCGCGTGCTGGTGATCGGCACCCGCTTCGGCCTCGGCTACATGCTCCACGGCACCGCCTCGCCGCTCCTGGCCCCGGGCTCGTTCGGCCACCCGGGCAGAGGCGGCGCCCTCGGCTTCGCCGACCCCGAGTCGGGGATCGCGTTCGGCTATGTCACGAACGGTTTCCGCAAGAGCGTGACGGCGGACGGACGGGCGCAGGCGTTGGTACGGGGGGTGCGGGTGGCGTTGGGGGCGGGGCTGTAAGGGTGGGCTGTCGGGGCGCCGCGCGTGGTCGAGTGGGCCAAGCCACTTGGCCGCACGGCCGCTCAATGGTTCAGCCGCCCGGCGGCTCAGCCACTCATCCAGCCAGCCGCCCAGTGGCTCAGCCACTCGGCCGACGCACCACTCGGTGGCTCAGCCACTCGGCGGCCCAGCCACTCGGCGGCACGGCTGCTCAGCGGCTCAGCCACCCACCACGCAGTGGCCCAGTGGCCCGTCCACAGGCCTGTGGACTACCCGAGAGCCAGCGACCGCGACGTCCGCCCCGACGCCTCGTCGATCTCGTCGTGGGCCTTCGTCAGCAGCTTCATCGCCAGTTCGTTGAGGGCGCGCGCCCCGGCGATCTCCTCGCCGATGCGCGGCTGATTCTCGTCGGACCGGTGCCGGCTGGCGTACCCGTGGGCCCGTACCTCGCTCCCGTCCGCGAGCCGTACAAGGGCTGCTGCCCGCGTGCGCTGCTCGTCCTCCGCGAACTCCAGCTCGACATGCCATCCCACTGCGGTGTGCGTCATGACGATCACCTCCGGTACCGCTACTACTACCGCTACCGCTGCTTCCAGAGTGCTCCTGTCGCCCCCCGCCCGCACGTGTGCCGCGTGTACTGATCACGGCGTATACGCGCGGCGTCCGTTGTGTGACGTTCGTCGCGATCGCCCCGTGCGACGGATGCGCGCTCTCCCCTCACCCGTACGCTGCAAGAGCCCCCGCACCGACCGCACCGACGCCAAGGAGTTGTCGTGCCCCATACCTCCGGCCGCCCCCGCCCCCACGGCGGCCGTTAACGGGCCACGGGCACGTTCCGATCATGCGCTGCTGTCTCTCCGCTCCCCTGGCCGCCCTGGCGGCGTTCCCCGCCCCCCGCGACCTCGTCCGCTCCGGCGCGCTTCTCACGCCCGCCGTGCTCCGGTCCGCGCTCTCCGCGCGCCGGGAACGCATCACGCGCGCCGACGTCGTGACGGCCCTCAACCTGGAGCTGGTCACGCTCACCGAGGACCGCGCCGTCATCACCTGGTACACGGCCGTGCCCGGCACCGACGACGGTTTCGGCCACCTGGTCCCCGCGGTCACCGAGGGCGAGGTCGTGTACGGCACCCACCCGGCCCACCTCAACCGCACGGCGTCGGAGGACCACCGGACCGCCCATCACTACGTGGAACTGACGGACCTGGAACCGGGCCAGACGTACTACTACCAGGCCCGTTCGCGCGGCCGGGCGGCCACCCCGACTCCCCTGCACCTGGTGCGCGGCAACGCGGTCGGCACCTCGCTCCACGGCCTGGGCTCACACGGCGGCCCGTACTCCTTCACGACCCCCCAGCCGCCCCCCGGCCGCCACCTCCTCTCCATCGCGCTCTGCAACGACCTGCACCTCGGCGAGACCACGGCGGGCCGGGTGGCCGGCGTACCGATGCTGCGCGGGGTCTCGCAGCAGCCCGGTCTGGCCCCGTACCCGGAGATCATGAGCCGCGCCATGGTCGAGGAGGCACAGAGGCGCGGAGCGGACGTGCTCCTGGCGGCCGGGGACATCTCGGCGGCCGGCGCACCCCAGGACCTGGCCGAGGCCCGCCGCATCCTGGACGGCTTCGGCACCCACGGGCGGGACTACTTCGTCGTACGGGGCAACCACGACCGCCCCCGCCACCCCGACGACTCCTTCCGCGACGGCTTCCTGGGCGGCGTCGACGGCCCCGGTTACTTCGCACGCGACCTGGGCGGGCTACGCCTGATCGGCCTCGACACCTATGAGAAGAACGGCAACGGCGGGGACGCGGGCGGGCTGAGCGCAGAGCAACTGGCGTGGTTCCAGGCCGACTTGCGGAAAGACCGGGACCAGCCGACGATCGTCTTCGGCCACCACCCGCTCACCACACGGGACTCCGTCTTCCCGATGGGCCGGGGCCAGCGTCTGGACCGCGGCCAGGCCCGCTCGATCGTCGACGCCTACGCCTCCTCCCCCGGCGTCTTCCTCCACCACGCGGGCCACACCCACCGCAACAAGCGCACGATCCTGAACAGCGCCCCGCACGTCACCCAGCAGGAGGTCAGCGCGGTCAAGGACTACCCCGGCGGCTTCTGCCTCCTGCGCGTCCACACCGGCGGCTACGCCCTCAACTACTACAAGAACAGCAGCGTCCCGGCCCGCGCCTGGGTCGAACGCAGCCGCCTCACGGCAGGCGGCCTCTGGCCGCACCACGCCCTCGGCCGCTCGGTGACCGACCGCAACAGCATGCGCCTCCACGACCTGTCCGGGCTACGTGCTTACATGCGCGCATGACAGGCAGGACAGCCAATCCTGTCAGCCGTGAGCCGTGACACGCCTGAGGGGCGTCCGCCGCGGCGGACGCCCCTCAGGCGGATTGGTCAGGCCGAGTTGACCGGCACCTCACCCGTGCTGTCCGCGACACCGACTGCGAGGAGTGCGGCGTCAGTTGTTCCGAGGTAGACGAAGCTGGACGAGTCGAAGACCCAGGAGTAGCCCTTCGGGGCGCCCTTGAACGTAAGGCCGACGCCCTCCCGCCCCGAGGCGTCCTTGACGTGGTCCACGACGCGCACACCCGGGAGCTTGGCCATGGCACGGTAGATCGCGGCACTGAGGTCGGGCAGCAGGGTGGCCTCGTCGATGATGGCTCCCAGGTTCTCCACGACCACCTCCGTGCGGCGGCTCGCTTCCACGTTCTCGGCATCGCCGGAGAGCTTCTTCAGCAGCGCGTCGGGATCAGTGGGCAGAGTCCGAAGCTGCTCGAAGGTCAGGTAGCCGGTGCCGATCATGGTCATTTCGTCCTTGTGGGACGGGTCGGGCTCGCCCGTCGAGGACAGCCCGACAGACTTCCTCAGACCGTCCCGCGTGCCGTCCACGGAATCCCACTGCTCCTGTCGGACGGTCCCCTTGTACGCGGCCGGGGCCGGGGTGAACCCCTTCGGGGGCGTCGCGGTCCGGCCCAGCTCCGCCGACCCCTGCAACTTGGTGTAGATGAACTGGCCCCCGCCCACCGTGACCGCCGGGCGGGCAGCCGCCACCAGGGCGATCCGGTCCATCAACTGGGTTGCCTTCTGCTGGTCGTCCCCGGTGACACCCGCGGCAACCGTGTCGCGCTTGCCGTCCTGTGCGCTGTTGACGTTGACCGCCACCACGCCCAGGGCCACGACGGCGGCCAGCGCCAGCGGGGCAGCGACGAGGACGAGGCGCCGCCCGGGGCGCCCGCGTGCGGGGGGCACGGGTGAGGTGTTCAGGGAGGTGTTCGTCGCACCCGACTGCTCGTGGGTGGACTCGCGGGTGATGTGCTCCATCAGATGTTCCCTCAGTACGTGGTGGCGGCCCTTCGCGAGCACCGGACGGCCCGGCGCCGGCAGCAACTCGGCCAGATCCTGGTGGTCGACCGGCTGATCACGTCGTCGCGGGTTGGTGTTCATCGCTTCTTCTCCTGCGTGGACCGAACCGCCTGGTGGCGGCTACCCGTTGACTGTCCGACCACGGCCGGGCGTTGCACTCCGCCGTGCCCGATGCCGCCTTCCGTGCCTGGGCTACCGCCCGTGGCGTTCATGCTGCTGCCCCCGCCGTTCGAGCCACCATCGCCACCCTTGTCGCTCTTGTCGCTCTTGTCGCTCTTGTCGCTCTTGTCGCTCTTGTCGCTCTTGATTTTGAGTTCGAGTTCGGTGAGCTTGCGCAGGCGTTTCCTCGCGCGAGAGAGCCTGGCCCGTACGGTGCCGACGGCCACTCCCAGGGCTCCAGCCGCTGTGGCGGCGTCCAGGCCCTCCCACACGCAGAGCGTGAACACCTCGCGCTCCCCGCGGCGCATCTTGCTCAACGCCTTCTGCGCGGCGGCCAGTTCCTCGGTGTCGGCCAGTCGCTGTGTCACCTCGTCGGCGAAGTCCGGCACGGGGTCGGGGGGTGGGACCTTGATGAGCGCGGCATGGTGTCTTCGCGCCGCCCGCGCGGTGTTGCGCGTGACGTTCGTCGCGATCCCCAACAGCCACGGGCGCAGGCTGTCGTCACCCGGAAGCACCCGCTCACGCAGCCGCCATGCCTCCAGGAACGTCAGCGACACGATGTCGTCGGCCATGACCCAGTTGCCGGTCATCCGGACAGCGTGCCGGTGGACCACCGAAGCGTGCTCGTCGAAGAGTTGCCTGAACGCATCCGGATCCCCGGCCCGCACGCGAGCGCGAAGTGAAGTCTCCATACTGCTTCCTGTCCTCCGCACGGGCCGCGCTGCAGTGATCCGCGTCACGCCATGGCCACACCAGCCCTGCACAGTCGACCCGACAGAGGCGGCCATCGCCCCGTTTTCCGGGCGTGCCGTGCACCCCGCGCCGCACCCGCCACGCCGGCGCTCGAAGGACTGTCGGAGCCGACCGCTCTGGGTCTGCCACCGCCTATCCGGCGTGCAGCATCAGCCCGATCCCGACGACGAGCAGCCCGGCCGCAGCGATCCTCGGCGCCCCGAACCGCTCCTTGAAGAACACGGCCCCGATCGCCGCCCCGACGATGATCGACGATTCCCTGAGCGCCGCGACGGGGGCGAGTTCGGCCCGGGTCTGCGCCCACAGCACCAGCCCGTAAGCCGCCACGGACAGTGCGCCGCCGAGCAGTCCGACGGCGGCGAAAGGCCGTACCGTCGCGAGGAATTGGCCCCGCCACCGGTACAGCGCGTAGGCGGGGATGGCGATGCCCTCCAGGGCCATCAGCCAGGCGATGTAGGCGAGCGTGGACCCCGAGGCCCGTACGCCCAGACCGTCGACGACGGTGTACGCGGCGATGGTCATCCCGGTCGCCAACGCGGCCCCGATCGCCGCCCAGTTGGGCCGCTGTCCACGCAGGCCCCACAGCGCGACCCCGGTAAGCCCCGCACAGGACAAGGCGATTCCGGCCGCCGCCCACCCGTCGGGCACCTCGTGCGCGAACACGGCGGCGAGCACGGTGACGACAAGGGGCGCGGTACCGCGCGCGATCGGATACGCCTGCCCGAAGTCGCCGAGCCGGAACGACCGCATGAGCAGCAGGTAGTACGCAAGGTGGATGAGCGCCGACGCGACGAGATACGGCCACGCCCCGGCAGCGGGAAGCGGCAGAAACGGCACCGCGACCAGGCCGAGAACCATCCCGCCGCCGGCGATGAGCGTGAACCCGACCAGCTTGTCGGTGATGCGGTGCGCGAGCGCGTTCCAGCAGGCGTGCGTGACGGCGGCGAGCAGTACGGCGGCGGTGACGACCGGGGTCACGAGGTCGCCGACTCGCGCACGTCCACGAGGGTGGCGCCGGCGTGGGCGATCAGGGCCTTCGGCTCCATCGGGAACACGGTGTACGGGGTACCGGCGGCGGCCCAGACGACGTCGTGCTCCAGCAGCGAACGGTCCGCGAACACACGGGTCCTGGTCCTGTGCCCGAAGGGCGGCACACCCCCGATGGCGTACCCGGTGATCTCCCGTACGACGTCCACCTTGGCGCGGGTGACCTTCGCGGCGCAGAGTTCGCGCCGGACCAGCTCGACGTCGACACGGGAGGCGCCATCCATGAGGACGAGCACCGGGACCCCGTCGGCAGAGAAGATCAGCGACTTGCAGATCTGGCTCAGCTCACACCCGATCGCAGCGGCGGCCTCGGCGGCGGTACGGGTCTCGTCCGGGAACCGACGGATACGGGAGTGGAGTTCACTGAGGCCCAGCTCATCGAGGGCCTCGGCGAAACGGGAAGACGTGGTCATGCCCGGCACGTTAGCTGGCGGACAGATGCGTCACGAACGAATTCCAGGTGGTGGGTGCGAGGATGAGGTGCGGGGTGTTGGTGGGGGCGAGGGACTTGGAGTCCCGGATGTGGATGGCGTGCGGGGTGGTGGCTACTTCTACGCAGTCGCCGGGCTCGGGTCCGCTGCTGTAGCTGCTCTTGAACCACTGGAGTCCCGAGGTGCTCATAATGCTCCAAGCGCTTGCTCGATGAAGGCCAGCGACTCTCTCGGCGGGAGAGCCTGCGTGCGGATCATCCCATAGCGCAGTTCAAGGATACGAAGTTCCCTGGGAGTTGAGACCGGGCGACCGTTGAACGCGCCGTCGGAACGCCCAACCGCCGTGCCGTCATGAAACTTCAGCACCTCCATCTGGCCATGCATTCCGGCGTGTTCTTCTCGGAAGGTCGGCATGACCTGGAGCGAGACGTTCTTCAACTCCCCGACTTCCAGCAGGTGTTCGAGCTGCCCCCGCAGCACGCCCGTGCCCCCGAGCGGGCGCTCAATCGTCACCTGCTCCTGAACGAAACTGAGGGCCGGAGCCGGGTCCTGGTCGAAGACGGACTTGCGGGCCATCCTCGCGCCGACCTCGCGTTCCATCACGTTCCGGGAAAGCGCGGGCAGCCGATTCTCGAACATGGCCGTCGCGTACTCGGGAGTCTGCAACAGGCCGTGGATGTGGTGGTTGCTGTACAGCAACATCTCCACCGCCCGCGCCTCCGACTCTTTAAGCTTCCGCACCTTCTTCGGATACTGCGCGTCCTCCACATACTTCCGCATGGCGACAATCGCGCCTCGCGCGTTCACCAACTCGTCGGCGCTGTACAGGAATTCGACCCGGGGAATCCGCGCCCCTCGTTCGACCTTCCGGATCAGGTCCTCGCCGTACCGCATGGCATCCCCGAAGTCGGCCACCGACATTCCGGCGGCCTCCCTGTGGAACTTGATCACGCCGCCCACGACCTCGATCATCGGCGCCATCTCGTCGCCGGGCTCGATCGCCCAGCCCACCTCGTCCACGTCCTCGCTCATACCCACCTCCAACGGCGACCCGTACCCGAACGGCACTGCGGACAGCCGGGACAGACAGGACAGACGGCGGGGCGTCACCCACAAGGGTGATCTTCACCCAAACAGCCACGTTTCGGAACATGCCTAAGTCATATGCTCGCCGCCGTTCGTCACGAAAGGACCGATGTCACCACGATGGTCAGTTCCTCGCACGAGGCGATGCACCGGATCTTCCGGCAAGAACCCGGACTCTTCGCCCGCGTCGCCCGCAAGCTCGACATCCCGGCATTCGGAACGCCGATCTCCGTCACCGAACTCCCGACCGACCTCACCGAGAACCACCCCGTAGAGCGGCGGGTGGACACACTGTTACAGATCGAGGAGGCGGGCGGCAGTTACGTCCTGGCCGTCGAGGCACAGGGGAAACCCAACGATTCCAAGCACGCCACCTGGGCGTACTACATGACCTTCGCTCAGGAGAAGTACAAGCTCCCGCCACTGCTCCTCGTCATCTGCAAGAACCAGCGGACCGCCGACTGGGCGGCCCGCCCCGTGAAGTTCGGCCCGCCACAATGGCAAGGTCTCGCGCTGCGACCTCTGGTCATCGGACCGCGCGACATCCCCGCCGTCGAATCACTGGACGAAGCCACCCGCGACGTCCCCATGGCCGTTCTGTCCGCCATTCTGCACTCCGAGGAACGGTCGGTCGATGGCACA
Protein-coding sequences here:
- a CDS encoding YbaK/EbsC family protein; protein product: MTTSSRFAEALDELGLSELHSRIRRFPDETRTAAEAAAAIGCELSQICKSLIFSADGVPVLVLMDGASRVDVELVRRELCAAKVTRAKVDVVREITGYAIGGVPPFGHRTRTRVFADRSLLEHDVVWAAAGTPYTVFPMEPKALIAHAGATLVDVRESATS
- a CDS encoding DUF397 domain-containing protein produces the protein MSTSGLQWFKSSYSSGPEPGDCVEVATTPHAIHIRDSKSLAPTNTPHLILAPTTWNSFVTHLSAS
- a CDS encoding helix-turn-helix domain-containing protein — encoded protein: MSEDVDEVGWAIEPGDEMAPMIEVVGGVIKFHREAAGMSVADFGDAMRYGEDLIRKVERGARIPRVEFLYSADELVNARGAIVAMRKYVEDAQYPKKVRKLKESEARAVEMLLYSNHHIHGLLQTPEYATAMFENRLPALSRNVMEREVGARMARKSVFDQDPAPALSFVQEQVTIERPLGGTGVLRGQLEHLLEVGELKNVSLQVMPTFREEHAGMHGQMEVLKFHDGTAVGRSDGAFNGRPVSTPRELRILELRYGMIRTQALPPRESLAFIEQALGAL